A genomic stretch from Serratia entomophila includes:
- the artJ gene encoding arginine ABC transporter substrate-binding protein, translating into MKKLIIAAVLAGISVSASAAETIRFATEASYPPFEFIDAGNKIQGFDVDLANALCKEMQADCTFTNQAFDSLIPSLKFKRFDAVMAGMDITPEREKQVLFTKPYYDNSALFVAQKGKVADVAALKGKKVGVQNGTTHQKYLTDKHPEITTVPYDSYQNAILDLKNGRVDAVFGDTAVVNEWLKQNAALAAVGDKVTDKDYFGTGLGIAVRQKNTELQGKFNAALDKIKQDGTYETIYKKWFQQ; encoded by the coding sequence ATGAAAAAACTAATAATCGCCGCCGTTCTGGCTGGCATCAGCGTTTCCGCCTCCGCAGCCGAAACTATCCGTTTCGCTACCGAAGCCTCCTATCCTCCGTTTGAATTTATTGACGCCGGCAACAAGATCCAGGGGTTTGACGTCGATCTGGCCAACGCATTGTGCAAAGAAATGCAGGCCGACTGCACCTTCACCAACCAGGCGTTCGACAGCCTGATCCCCAGCCTGAAGTTCAAACGCTTCGATGCGGTGATGGCCGGTATGGATATCACGCCGGAGCGCGAAAAACAGGTGCTGTTCACCAAGCCGTACTATGACAACTCGGCGCTGTTTGTTGCCCAGAAAGGCAAGGTGGCCGACGTCGCCGCGCTCAAAGGCAAGAAAGTGGGCGTGCAGAACGGCACCACTCACCAGAAATACCTGACCGACAAGCACCCGGAAATCACTACCGTGCCTTATGACAGCTACCAGAACGCCATTCTGGATCTGAAAAACGGCCGCGTGGACGCGGTATTCGGCGACACTGCGGTGGTCAACGAGTGGCTGAAACAAAATGCCGCGCTGGCGGCGGTGGGCGACAAGGTTACCGATAAAGACTACTTCGGCACCGGCCTGGGCATCGCGGTGCGTCAGAAAAATACCGAGCTGCAGGGCAAGTTCAACGCCGCCCTGGACAAGATCAAGCAGGATGGGACCTATGAAACCATCTACAAAAAATGGTTCCAGCAGTAA
- the artP gene encoding arginine ABC transporter ATP-binding protein ArtP: MSIQLNGINCYYGAHQALFDITLDCPAGETLVLLGPSGAGKSSLLRVLNLLEMPRSGQLQIAGNQFDFKQAPGEKSIRELRQNVGMVFQQYNLWPHLTVVQNLIEAPCRVLGLTKAQAMARADKLLKRLRLTDFADRFPLHLSGGQQQRVAIARALMMEPQVLLFDEPTAALDPEITAQIVSIIRELAGTGITQVIVTHEVEVARKTASRVVYMENGRVVEQGDSSHFTQPQTTEFANYLSH, encoded by the coding sequence ATGAGTATTCAACTTAACGGTATCAACTGCTATTACGGCGCGCATCAGGCGCTGTTTGACATCACGCTGGATTGCCCAGCGGGGGAAACCCTGGTGCTGCTTGGTCCAAGCGGCGCCGGGAAAAGTTCATTGCTGCGGGTGCTGAACCTGCTGGAAATGCCGCGTTCAGGCCAGCTGCAGATCGCCGGCAATCAGTTCGACTTCAAGCAGGCTCCGGGTGAAAAATCCATCCGCGAACTGCGCCAGAACGTCGGCATGGTGTTCCAGCAATACAACCTGTGGCCCCACCTCACCGTGGTGCAAAATCTGATTGAAGCCCCCTGCCGCGTGCTGGGCCTGACCAAGGCGCAGGCGATGGCGCGTGCGGATAAGCTGCTGAAGCGCCTGCGCCTCACCGACTTTGCCGATCGTTTCCCGCTGCACCTCTCCGGCGGCCAGCAGCAGCGTGTGGCGATCGCCCGCGCGCTGATGATGGAACCGCAGGTGCTGCTGTTTGACGAACCCACGGCGGCGCTCGATCCGGAAATCACCGCGCAGATCGTCAGCATCATTCGCGAACTGGCCGGCACCGGCATCACCCAGGTGATCGTGACCCACGAAGTGGAAGTGGCGCGCAAAACCGCCAGCCGCGTGGTGTATATGGAAAACGGCCGCGTGGTGGAACAGGGCGACAGCAGCCACTTCACGCAGCCGCAGACCACCGAGTTTGCCAACTACTTATCACACTAA
- a CDS encoding lipoprotein: MKTKTIAAVFPLALLLSACTTVEPAFKDIGTRSGSCVEGGPDTVAQKFYDLRIQQGSATSLPDSTRLAQLQPYLSQVLYQDLLSAGQNPGKHQVTGDLFSGNAQGPTSASVASASTIPNTDAKNIPLRVALSYQKDGGSAVNWQDEVLMVREGTCWVVDDVRYLNVPPHAASGSLRQVLENQ; encoded by the coding sequence ATGAAAACAAAAACTATTGCGGCTGTTTTTCCTCTAGCGCTGTTGCTGAGTGCCTGCACCACCGTAGAGCCGGCATTCAAGGATATTGGCACCCGCAGCGGCAGCTGTGTGGAAGGCGGCCCGGATACGGTCGCACAGAAGTTCTATGATCTGCGCATTCAGCAGGGTTCCGCCACCAGCCTGCCGGACAGCACCCGCCTGGCGCAGCTGCAACCTTACCTGAGCCAGGTGCTGTATCAGGATCTGCTCAGCGCCGGCCAGAACCCGGGTAAACATCAGGTGACCGGCGACCTGTTCTCCGGCAATGCCCAGGGCCCGACCAGCGCGTCCGTCGCCAGCGCCTCTACCATTCCCAATACCGATGCGAAAAACATCCCGCTGCGCGTGGCGCTGAGCTACCAGAAAGACGGCGGCAGCGCGGTCAACTGGCAGGATGAAGTGTTGATGGTGCGCGAAGGCACCTGTTGGGTGGTGGACGACGTCCGTTACCTGAACGTGCCGCCGCATGCCGCCAGCGGCAGCCTGCGCCAGGTGCTGGAAAACCAGTAA
- a CDS encoding heavy metal-binding domain-containing protein — MQLSTTPTLEGFTITEYCGVVTGEAILGANIFRDFFAGVRDIVGGRSGAYEKELRKARQIAFQELEEQAKELGANAVVGIDIDYETVGKDSSMLMVTVSGTAVKVSR; from the coding sequence ATGCAGCTTTCAACCACCCCGACCCTGGAAGGGTTTACCATTACCGAATACTGCGGCGTTGTCACCGGTGAAGCGATCCTGGGTGCCAATATTTTCCGTGATTTCTTCGCCGGCGTGCGCGACATCGTCGGCGGCCGCTCCGGGGCTTACGAGAAAGAGCTGCGCAAGGCGCGGCAGATCGCGTTTCAAGAGCTGGAAGAGCAGGCGAAGGAGCTGGGCGCCAACGCGGTGGTCGGCATTGATATCGACTATGAAACCGTCGGTAAAGACAGCAGCATGCTGATGGTGACCGTCAGCGGCACCGCGGTGAAGGTAAGCCGCTAA
- a CDS encoding DUF3300 domain-containing protein has protein sequence MFKPRYLAWFICVAMLQLSGCDQKTVANAMGAAAPATPAANTPTYTPLSADQLYQLVSPVALFPDKLLAQVLAGAGYPDQIGAADAWLAQNRGLQPAALTNAADAQPWDPSVRGLVQFPDVLDQMAKNRPWTTALGSAYLNDPTDVMNAIQVMRQRAAGKGTLKTSPQQRVVITPAAQQPYPQTLVAAPAQTIVIEPSQPDVIYVPHYDPWVAYGEPVPAYPDYRYQTYSSYSSGDMLAAGAISFGVGIAVGALINQHNNGWHSWDVHWNNRRQPVVYNNAPYISHSTTVINRVTNINQYNNVNRSNTVNNYNNATANPAPHFAPPVAHPAYNAAPTPQPHFAPPPATNPHQPMTMPAFAHMPAAAPQHPAAAPTHLQQKMNGPALIHPAPTPTRPEVKAATAHPAENRTMPAAVQHVAAPPAAPARVFNHPATALERPAQMPQPVRPIPHQPPTPQQQPHLLPIQHRQEQVAKPQEQRPVKVEEHKVP, from the coding sequence ATGTTCAAACCAAGGTACCTGGCCTGGTTTATTTGCGTCGCCATGCTGCAGCTCAGCGGCTGCGACCAAAAAACGGTGGCCAATGCAATGGGCGCCGCGGCACCGGCGACGCCGGCGGCCAATACCCCGACCTATACGCCGCTCAGCGCCGATCAACTGTACCAGCTGGTCAGCCCGGTGGCGCTGTTTCCCGACAAACTGCTGGCCCAGGTGCTGGCCGGCGCGGGTTATCCCGACCAAATCGGCGCCGCCGACGCCTGGCTGGCGCAAAACCGCGGGCTACAGCCGGCGGCGTTGACCAATGCGGCCGACGCGCAGCCCTGGGATCCCAGCGTGCGCGGGTTGGTGCAGTTCCCTGACGTGCTCGATCAGATGGCGAAAAACCGCCCCTGGACCACCGCGCTGGGCAGCGCTTACCTCAACGACCCCACCGACGTGATGAACGCCATTCAGGTAATGCGCCAACGCGCGGCCGGCAAGGGCACGCTGAAAACGTCGCCGCAGCAGCGGGTGGTGATAACGCCCGCCGCGCAGCAGCCCTACCCGCAAACCCTGGTGGCCGCCCCCGCGCAAACCATCGTGATTGAGCCCAGCCAGCCGGATGTGATCTACGTGCCGCATTACGATCCCTGGGTGGCCTATGGTGAACCGGTGCCGGCCTACCCTGACTACCGCTATCAAACCTACTCCAGCTACAGCAGCGGCGATATGCTGGCGGCCGGGGCGATCAGCTTCGGCGTCGGCATCGCCGTCGGCGCCTTGATCAATCAGCACAATAACGGCTGGCACAGCTGGGATGTGCATTGGAACAACCGGCGCCAGCCGGTGGTTTACAACAATGCGCCTTATATTTCGCATTCGACCACTGTGATTAACCGCGTCACCAATATCAATCAATACAATAATGTGAACCGCAGCAATACGGTGAACAACTACAATAACGCCACCGCCAATCCAGCGCCGCACTTCGCTCCGCCGGTAGCCCATCCGGCATACAACGCCGCGCCAACGCCGCAGCCGCACTTCGCTCCGCCGCCGGCGACCAACCCGCATCAGCCGATGACCATGCCGGCCTTTGCGCACATGCCGGCGGCCGCGCCGCAACACCCGGCCGCTGCGCCGACCCACCTCCAGCAGAAGATGAACGGGCCGGCCCTCATTCACCCGGCGCCAACGCCGACGCGCCCAGAGGTAAAAGCCGCAACGGCGCACCCGGCCGAAAATCGGACCATGCCCGCAGCGGTGCAGCATGTCGCCGCACCGCCGGCGGCGCCGGCCAGAGTTTTCAATCACCCTGCGACGGCGCTGGAACGCCCAGCGCAGATGCCACAGCCCGTGCGCCCGATCCCGCATCAGCCCCCGACACCGCAGCAACAGCCGCACCTGCTGCCAATTCAACATCGGCAGGAACAGGTGGCCAAACCGCAGGAGCAACGCCCGGTGAAGGTTGAAGAGCACAAGGTGCCGTAA
- a CDS encoding N-acetylmuramoyl-L-alanine amidase — MKIWPGIFTAALLAGCQNPHQGTTVDRGDYQLETLHQAQGADRRIRFLVMHYTAEDFHSSLKTLTDEHVSAHYLLPAHPQLEHGKPTAFQLVPEEMRAWHAGVSGWRGRSNLNDTSIGIEIVNRGFTRSMLFTHWQPYTAEQIALLIPLSRDIIRRYGIQPPDVVGHSDIAPQRKQDPGPLFPWQALAEAGIGAWPDAAEVQRLLAGRDKHAPVPMAPLLARLARYGYAIDPAWDVSQQRNVLAAFQMHFRPDDFRGEPDAESEAIVDALLLKYGAAR, encoded by the coding sequence GTGAAGATTTGGCCAGGGATATTCACCGCCGCGCTGCTGGCGGGATGCCAAAACCCTCATCAGGGCACCACCGTCGATCGCGGGGATTACCAGTTGGAAACCCTGCATCAGGCGCAGGGTGCCGATCGGCGGATTCGTTTTCTGGTGATGCACTACACCGCGGAAGATTTCCATTCCTCGCTGAAGACGCTGACCGACGAGCACGTCAGCGCGCACTATCTGCTGCCGGCGCACCCGCAGCTTGAGCATGGCAAGCCGACGGCCTTTCAACTGGTGCCGGAGGAAATGCGCGCCTGGCATGCCGGGGTCAGCGGCTGGCGTGGCCGCAGCAATCTGAACGACACCTCGATCGGCATCGAGATCGTCAATCGCGGGTTCACCCGCAGCATGCTGTTTACCCATTGGCAGCCCTACACGGCGGAGCAAATTGCGCTGTTGATCCCGCTGAGCCGCGACATCATTCGCCGTTACGGCATTCAGCCGCCGGACGTGGTGGGGCACAGCGATATCGCGCCGCAGCGCAAGCAGGATCCCGGCCCGCTATTTCCGTGGCAGGCCCTGGCCGAGGCCGGCATCGGCGCCTGGCCGGATGCCGCTGAGGTGCAGCGCCTGCTGGCCGGGCGCGACAAACATGCGCCGGTGCCGATGGCGCCGCTGCTCGCCAGGCTGGCGCGCTATGGTTATGCGATAGATCCGGCGTGGGATGTTAGCCAGCAGCGCAACGTGCTGGCGGCGTTTCAAATGCATTTCCGGCCCGACGATTTTCGCGGCGAGCCGGATGCGGAGAGTGAAGCGATCGTGGATGCGCTGCTGCTGAAGTACGGCGCGGCGCGTTGA
- a CDS encoding NAD-dependent epimerase/dehydratase family protein: MKVLVTGATSGLGRNAVEYLRRQGIKVRATGRNQAMGSLLEKMGAEFIHADLTNLISSQAKAMLMDVDVLWHCSSFTSPWGTEEAFELANVRATRRLGEWAAAYGVAQFIHISSPAIYFDYHHHRNVGEDFRPARYANEFARSKAAGEQVIQQLALSNPQTHFTILRPQGLFGPHDKVMLPRLLQMIKRYGNLLLPRGGAALVDMTYLENAVHAMWLATQKEDTPSGRAYNITNEQPRQLRSVVQQLIDDLGMKCRIRSVPYPMLDMMARGMERLGSKSEKEPVLTHYGVAKLNFDLTLDTTRARQELGYHPIVSLDEGIARTARWLKEHGKLHGL; the protein is encoded by the coding sequence CGATGGGCAGCCTACTGGAAAAAATGGGTGCGGAGTTCATCCATGCCGATCTCACCAACCTGATTTCTTCTCAGGCCAAAGCGATGTTGATGGACGTCGACGTGCTGTGGCATTGCTCCAGTTTTACCTCCCCCTGGGGTACCGAAGAAGCCTTCGAACTGGCCAACGTGCGCGCCACCCGCCGCCTGGGGGAATGGGCCGCAGCCTATGGCGTTGCGCAGTTCATTCACATTTCTTCGCCGGCGATTTACTTCGACTATCACCACCACCGCAACGTCGGTGAGGATTTTCGCCCGGCGCGCTACGCCAACGAGTTTGCGCGCAGCAAGGCCGCCGGTGAACAGGTGATCCAACAGCTGGCGCTGTCCAACCCGCAAACCCACTTTACCATCCTGCGGCCGCAGGGGCTGTTTGGCCCGCACGACAAGGTGATGTTGCCGCGCCTGCTGCAGATGATCAAACGCTACGGCAACCTGCTGCTGCCACGCGGCGGTGCGGCGCTGGTGGACATGACCTACCTGGAAAATGCGGTGCACGCCATGTGGCTGGCGACGCAAAAAGAAGACACGCCGTCGGGCCGCGCTTACAACATCACCAACGAGCAGCCGCGCCAGCTGCGCAGCGTGGTGCAACAGCTGATCGACGACCTGGGCATGAAGTGCCGCATCCGCTCCGTGCCTTACCCCATGCTCGACATGATGGCACGCGGCATGGAGCGGCTGGGCAGCAAAAGCGAAAAGGAACCGGTGCTGACCCATTACGGCGTCGCCAAACTCAATTTCGATCTGACGCTCGACACCACCCGCGCCCGGCAAGAACTGGGCTATCACCCGATCGTCTCACTGGATGAAGGCATTGCGCGCACGGCCCGTTGGCTGAAAGAACACGGCAAGCTGCACGGCCTGTAA